A window of the Capricornis sumatraensis isolate serow.1 chromosome 9, serow.2, whole genome shotgun sequence genome harbors these coding sequences:
- the LOC138085248 gene encoding olfactory receptor 2V1 has translation MGIWLNQSSTDGFILLGIFSHSQADFALFSVVMMVFTVALCGNVLLICLIYMDPRLHTPMYFFLSQLSLMDLLLVCDIVPKMAANFLSGRKFISFVGCAIQIGFFVSLVGSEGLLLGLMAYDRYVAISHPLHYPILMSQRVCLQIAVSSWTFGIIDGMIQMVGAISLPYCGSRNVDHFFCEVPALLKLACVDTSIFDSLLFACCVFMLLLPFSIIVASYARILGAVLHMHSAHARKKALATCSSHLTAVSLFYGAAMFIYLRPRRYRAPSHDKVVSLFYTVLTPMLNPLIYSLRNREVMGALKKGLDHCRVGNWH, from the coding sequence ATGGGGATATGGTTGAACCAATCATCCACAGATGGCTTCATTCTCTTGGGCATCTTTTCTCATAGCCAGGCTGATTTTGCCCTATTCTCTGTGGTTATGATGGTCTTCACAGTAGCCCTCTGTGGGAATGTCCTCCTCATCTGCCTCATCTACATGGATCCTCGACTTCATacacccatgtacttcttcctcagccAGCTCTCCCTCATGGACCTCCTGTTGGTCTGTGACATTGTGCCCAAGATGGCGGCCAACTTCCTGTCTGGCAGGAAGTTCATCTCCTTTGTGGGTTGTGCCATACAAATTGGATTTTTTGTCTCTCTTGTGGGATCTGAAGGGCTCTTGCTGGGACTCATGGCttatgaccgctatgtggccattaGCCATCCACTTCACTATCCCATCCTCATGAGCCAGAGGGTCTGTCTTCAGATTGCTGTGAGTTCATGGACTTTTGGGATAATAGATGGAATGATACAAATGGTGGGAGCCATAAGCTTACCCTACTGTGGCTCAAGGAATGTGGATCATTTCTTCTGTGAGGTTCCAGCTTTATTGAAACTGGCCTGTGTAGACACATCCATTTTTGATTCCCTGCTTTTTGCTTGCTGTGTCTTCATGCTGCTCCTGCCCTTCTCCATCATTGTGGCTTCCTATGCTCGAATTTTGGGGGCTGTGCTCCATATGCACTCTGCTCATGCTCGTAAAAAGGCTCTGGCCACCTGTTCTTCCCACCTTACTGCTGTGTCCCTCTTCTATGGGGCAGCCATGTTCATCTACCTTAGGCCTAGGCGCTACCGGGCCCCAAGTCATGACAAGGTGGTCTCTCTCTTCTACACAGTCCTTACACCTATGCTCAACCCTCTCATTTATAGCTTGAGAAATCGGGAAGTGATGGGCGCCTTGAAGAAGGGGCTGGATCACTGCAGGGTTGGCAACTGGCACTGA